Within Desulfobacterales bacterium, the genomic segment AGACAGTCGGGATTTGGCAAACGACTGGTAAGTTTCCGCGATTATAAACCCCAGGCCCTCCGAGGCCTCATCCAGGCCGATATAGTTCAGGTGACCGCAGAAGACAAACTGTTTCTGGCAGAAGATAAAATCGCCAACCCGCGTCCCTTAAAACACTAAATATTTCTTGACGATAAAAGGGTATGTGTGCAAAATTAATCCAAAAGCGATTTGAACCCATTTTTTAGACGAAAATCTTTAAACGGACACCCGCATGCTTTCGTTTTAATAATTCAATTTCGGTTATATCTACCTTGGTGGATAACTTTTTAAGAAATTGAGGTGACAGATGGATAAAGTTCTGATTGCTGAAGATGACCGTATTCATCTAAAACGAATGTCAAAGGTTTTGGGTAAATACAACGATAAGTTTGAAGTCGTTGAAGCGGTGGACGGGCAGGAAGCCATCGACATCCTAAAAGAGCAGCCGGTTTCCGTGCTCGTGACCGATATCCAGATGCCCCGGGTCGACGGACTGGTTCTGCTGGCATATGTGAATGAACACCACCCCAATCTCCCCTGCCTGGTCATGACCGCCTACGGCACGCCGCAAATGAAGGCAAAGCTGCCAAAAGACCTCCTGCGTTTTTTCCACAAACCGTTTATCATCGAAGACCTTGCCCGTGCTGTTATTGATATCCTGGGGCAAAATGTCAGCGATGAGGCTTTCCATGGAATTTCTCTTGAGAGTTTTCTTCACATCATTGAAATGGAGCAGATTTCATGCATGCTTGAAATGGAGTCGTCTGCAAAGACCCCGGGGGTGATGTACTTTAAAAACGGCATTTTGTATGATGCAGTATGTAAAAATCTGAAAGGCGAACCAGCGGCGCTCGAACTGATCCCCCAAAAAATGGAAACTTTTCGCTTTAAGATTTTGCCGGCAAAGGATGGTGTTAGAAGAATCCAGACAAGTTTAACAGATTTGTTTCATAAAGCGCTGACGAAGGAAAGCACTTAGGCGGTTGAAGTGGGGGCCGCCTTTGTGAGGATACAAAGTCTGAATTTTATTTTTAGACAACATTAATTGTCTGTAACTGAAGCATCAGCCGCAATAAAACCATATTGATATTTTTCCCCAGAGGCTTGTACCATCGAACAGACCTCCTTATGCACATCGGCTTATGCCCATACCGGCGGTATTTTTGAGTTGCACATGAAGGCGACCCGCTCATTTTCACTGAATTTGCTGAAAGATATCAACAGTCGACGGATACCATTTGGTGTGGCATATTTTAACGGGCGCTGAAACGGGCGCCCATTCAACAACTGCACCGCTGATATTTGTCCGAAACCCTGAAACGTGTTCGATCATGAAACGTATCGTCATCGATGCATCTTCAGCCATTCTGCATAAAATTGAAATGCTGATCCGAATAGGACGGTATTCCCAAAAAATTATCGATTATGCCTTGACTTGTCCGTCAAAAGAGATGGCTCTTTTTATGCCGGAATAAGTATCCCGGCAGC encodes:
- a CDS encoding response regulator; its protein translation is MDKVLIAEDDRIHLKRMSKVLGKYNDKFEVVEAVDGQEAIDILKEQPVSVLVTDIQMPRVDGLVLLAYVNEHHPNLPCLVMTAYGTPQMKAKLPKDLLRFFHKPFIIEDLARAVIDILGQNVSDEAFHGISLESFLHIIEMEQISCMLEMESSAKTPGVMYFKNGILYDAVCKNLKGEPAALELIPQKMETFRFKILPAKDGVRRIQTSLTDLFHKALTKEST